From Musa acuminata AAA Group cultivar baxijiao chromosome BXJ3-8, Cavendish_Baxijiao_AAA, whole genome shotgun sequence, one genomic window encodes:
- the LOC135645377 gene encoding agamous-like MADS-box protein MADS3, whose product MGRRRVELRRIEDNTSRQVCFSKRRNGILKKAKELAVLCDVEVALILFSAKGKLYHFASPYSIDKIIGRYRHFVDSEREVNEHHSAQGRLKDFSYPRVDCQILEIVQWCLDETNISKLSVNDLSQLESVLEGTLAQTTSRKEMTLLEERRFFNLGAEFGDERNSREG is encoded by the exons ATGGGAAGGCGGAGGGTGGAACTCCGGCGGATCGAGGACAACACCAGCCGCCAGGTGTGCTTCTCCAAGCGCCGGAACGGCATACTCAAGAAGGCCAAGGAGCTCGCCGTCCTCTGCGACGTCGAGGTTGCCCTTATCCTTTTCTCCGCCAAGGGCAAGCTCTACCACTTCGCCAGCCCCTACAG CATAGATAAAATAATTGGGCGTTATCGTCATTTTGTAGATTCAGAAAGAGAGGTTAATGAACACCATTCTGCACAG GGTCGTCTTAAAGACTTTAGTTATCCAAGGGTAGACTGTCAGATTCTGGAGATTGTTCAGTG GTGCCTTGATGAAACCAACATTTCCAAACTAAGTGTCAATGATCTCAGCCAACTTGAGAGCGTACTAGAAGGTACACTTGCACAGACAACGTCAAGAAAG GAGATGACATTGCTCGAAGAGAGAAGATTTTTCAATCTG GGTGCTGAGTTTGGAGATGAACGAAACAGTAGGGAAGGGTGA
- the LOC135645948 gene encoding lysine--tRNA ligase, chloroplastic/mitochondrial-like, whose protein sequence is MDALRVWRASSHFIGFASRAACAAATSRANVSVRIRCCSSSSAASAAAAAELPSTTVAPANPGRRGRNSSSTSDRESIRAIRLKKVEELRSKGHEPYAYKWTRSHTACQLQDIYSQLANGEECKEDLVSIAGRIIARRAFGKLAFLTLRDDSGTIQLYCEKEILEDQFEQLKTFVDIGDIVGANGSIKKTEKGELSVCVKNFEILTKSLLPLPDKYHGLTDVDKRYRQRYVDMIANHEVADVFRIRAKIVSEIRKTMESLGFIEVETPVLQGAAGGAEARPFVTYHNSLGRNLYLRIATELHLKRMLVGGLEKVFEIGRIFRNEGISTRHNPEFTTIEMYEAYSDYQSMMNMAEEIVTQCALVVHGKLDIDYQGVQISLQRPWRRETMHNLVKEATGIDFDEFKNNLEAAKRVARGILGSRSENNDSHLVETCPSVGHVLNEIFETIVEPTLVQPTFVLDYPIEISPLAKPHRRQKGLTERFELYICGREIANAFSELTDPVDQRSRFEEQIKQHNDKRATLVSNSKYVEGEKEFDDYSYEVSLDEDFLTSLEYGMPPASGMGLGIDRLVMLLTNSASIRDVIAFPVLKIQH, encoded by the exons ATGGACGCCTTGAGGGTGTGGAGAGCTTCCTCGCATTTCATCGGCTTTGCTTCTAGGGCGGCCTGCGCCGCCGCGACCTCTAGGGCAAACGTTAGTGTTCGAATCCggtgctgctcctcctcctccgctgcctCCGCCGCTGCGGCAGCAGAATTGCCGTCTACCACAGTTGCCCCGGCTAATCCCGGCCGTCGAGGCCGGAATTCGTCTTCCACCTCCGACCGGGAATCCATTCGTGCCATCCGTCTTAAAAAG GTTGAAGAACTAAGAAGCAAGGGTCATGAACCATATGCATATAAGTGGACCAGGAGCCACACAGCATGTCAACTCCAAGATATTTATAGCCAATTGGCAAATGGTGAAGAATGCAAGGAAGATTTAGTGTCAATTGCAGGAAGAATTATTGCTCGCAGAGCATTTGGTAAACTGGCTTTCTTGACTCTAAGAGATGATTCTGGGACAATTCAG ctttattgtgagaaggaAATCCTAGAGGATCAGTTTGAGCAGCTGAAGACATTTGTTGATATTGGTGATATTGTCGGTGCGAACGGATCCATAAAGAAGACAGAAAAAG GGGAGTTGTCTGTTTGTGTGAAGAATTTTGAAATCCTTACAAAATCTTTACTCCCTTTACCAGATAAATATCATGGTCTAACTGATGTGGATAAGCGATATCGCCAACG GTATGTGGACATGATTGCCAATCATGAGGTTGCTGATGTCTTTAGGATAAGAGCTAAG ATTGTTTCTGAGATTCGCAAGACAATGGAATCTTTAGGTTTTATTGAAGTTGAGACTCCAGTCTTACAG GGAGCAGCTGGGGGTGCAGAAGCTAGGCCTTTTGTTACTTATCATAATTCACTTGGAAGGAATCTTTATTTAAGAATTGCAACAGAGCTTCACTTGAAGAGAATGCTG GTAGGGGGCCTTGAGAAGGTATTTGAAATAGGGAGAATATTCAGAAATGAAGGCATCTCAACCCGTCATAATCCTGAGTTCACCACTATTGAG ATGTATGAAGCATATTCTGACTACCAAAGCATGATGAACATGGCTGAGGAAATTGTTACTCAATGTGCTCTTGTGGTTCATGGGAAGCTTGACATTGATTATCAG GGAGTTCAAATATCACTACAGCGACCGTGGAGAAGGGAAACTATGCATAATCTTGTTAAAGAAGCCACTggcattgactttgatgaattcaagAACAATCTTGAAGCTGCTAAAAGGGTTGCAAGGGGGATACTAGGAAGCAGATCAGAAAATAATGATAGCCATTTGGTTGAAACTTGTCCATCCGTGGGACATGTTCTTAATGAG ATTTTTGAGACCATTGTTGAGCCGACTCTTGTACAACCAACATTTGTACTTGACTATCCGATTGAGATATCACCATTGGCTAAACCCCACCGAAG GCAAAAAGGATTGACTGAGCGGTTTGAACTTTATATTTGTGGTCGTGAAATTGCTAATGCGTTCTCAGAACTTACAGATCCAGTGGATCAG AGATCTCGCTTTGAAGAGCAAATAAAGCAGCACAATGACAAGCGAGCAACACTAGTTTCAAACTCAAAATATGTTGAAGGGGAAAAAGAGTTTGATGATTACTCTTATGAAGTTTCACTTGATGAAGACTTTTTAACTTCTTTAGAATATGGCATGCCCCCAGCTTCAGGAATG GGTCTCGGAATTGATAGGCTAGTGATGCTTCTAACAAACTCTGCCAGTATACGGGATGTTATCGCATTTCCTGTTCTAAAGATTCAGCATTAG